A region from the Vicia villosa cultivar HV-30 ecotype Madison, WI linkage group LG3, Vvil1.0, whole genome shotgun sequence genome encodes:
- the LOC131655886 gene encoding uncharacterized protein LOC131655886, which translates to MKPYQKPKWTRVWESKRVEDMELSDFSMYDDDIEPFMFSCARFLYKNKAQIIKDEQINVAMDEYEERRRNLSAFDAIASPEIAGLCGGLVPLPITDDRRVSLTPLCMLALDTYNAENQGANFVLTDVVNTTWKPSGVYSINFQAQDISSNTSATTFQAKVLKKRVGPHQVLSCAIQT; encoded by the exons ATGAAACCTTACCAGAAACCTAAATGGACTCGTGTTTGGGAATCGAAGCGCGTTGAAGATATGGAATTAAGTGACTTCTCTATGTATGATGATGACATTGAGCCTTTCATGTTTTCATGCGCACGCTTTTTATACAAGAATAAGGCGCAGATCATAAAAGACGAACAAATCAATGTCGCCATGGATGAATATGAAGAGCGCCGTCGCAACCTAAGT GCCTTCGATGCCATCGCTTCTCCAGAAATTGCAGGTTTGTGTGGCGGCCTAGTGCCTCTTCCGATAACTGATGATCGTCGCGTTAGTCTCACCCCCCTCTGCATGCTTGCGTTAGATACGTACAATGCTGAGAATCAG GGTGCAAATTTTGTGCTTACTGATGTTGTAAATACAACCTGGAAACCTAGCGGTGTGTATTCAATTAACTTTCAAGCACAAGATATTTCCTCAAACACCTCTGCTACAACTTTCCAggccaaagttttgaaaaagagggTTGGACCTCATCAGGTCTTGTCATGTGCCATTCAAACCTAA